The window AAAATGCCAGTTCATTATCAAGGGAGGCTCCGGATTCTTTTAAATATCCTTCCAGCACATCTATACCCACTGTTGTTCCGTCTTCTTTATTGTAGGAACCGTCGTCTGTATCATGTCCCCAAATCGCGCCTTTTGGTTCTCCCGCCTTGTCAATATAGCCGTATCCGCTGGTTTCTCCTGAAAACTCCGCTATGCTTCTGATGCTCACTAATTTGAAGTTGCTGTCATTCTCAAGCTTTTCTTTTACATCAGCAATGGAAATAACATATTCCGGATGGGCGGGAACCGTTGTTCCAAATCCCTTATCAGTTGCCTCCGGCTTGTTACTGCCTTTTTCAGCGGTGTATCCGGCCTTTGTCCAGGCCTCAAAACCGCCATCTAAGCATTTTACATTTTCCACTCCAGCCCAGAGAAGCGTAAATGCCACTCTGTCGTCTGCGGAATTCACTCCATCTGCTCCATAGCATATTACGGTGGTATCCTTTGTAATTCCGTAATCAGCCATCAGCTTTTCTATTTCCTCCGGTGTGCGGATGTTCCAATATTCTTCAGACTCAATATAATCCGTATTCATATGGTAAGCACCCTTAATATGACCTTCCGTGTATGCCGGGTCATCTGCTTCCTCTCCCCATGCACATTCCAGAATCACATAATCAGAAGACTCTTCCTGATTTCCGTCAATCACACTCTGCACCCAGTCCGTTGATACGTACACCTTTTTTTTATCCACCGGATCAGCTTTTACATCAGATTTTTCTTCCTCTGCTGTCGTCATCCCGCTGTCAGCCGGTTTACTGTCAGGCTTTTCCCCACAGCCTGCCGTCAGGGACGCTGCCATGGCAAAGCACAGCAATGTACCCAGTACCCTTTTCTTCATAAGACTTTATCTCCCAATATGTATATTTTTTGCTACATCTATTAATTATAAAGATGTATTGCTTTTGAGTCCAATTGATTAAAACAATAAGTAAATGGTTATTAATAGATATTATCTATACGCTTTTTCTTTTTCATCTTCATTATGACAGCTTTGCCATGAATTTCTGAAGCTGAATTTGAAGTGATAGAGGTGGTGCAAAAGCCAGATGCCCTTCTCTCACTTCTTTGAAGAAGTAAAAAAGGAGGAAATTAATATGCTTACAAAAATAGATATATCCCCATCAGAAATGATAATGAATCATAGCTGGCGGGGATTATTTTATAAGAGTCAACGGAGATGATTGAAGAAATGTAATTATAAATATATGGGTGATTACAGCTTTTTTAACTCTTTCTTATAGGAACTATATGGCGCCGCTACATAGATCTGACTGTTATAAAAATAATCAAGGGCGGCCTTTCGGCAGGATTCAATGTGAATCCGCATTGCAACTTCCGCTTCCTGGTATTTGTCATTCATTAACATATTAAGAATATCAATATGCTCTTTTTTTGCATCATGAACCTGCAGCTGATTCTGCTTGCTGGAAATAATAATTCGTGTATTCTCTTCGAATACTCTGCGCATCATGTCGATGATATAACGATTCCCGCAATGTTCAATGATAAAAAGATGCATTGCTGTATCCAAACGAAAGCTGTTATGGATATCCATAATTGGTTCATGAAATTTCTGACAAAGAGCCGCAAGTTCTTCTTTAGGAAGCCGGGGACCGGCAAGGCGCAGCGCGATCGGCTCGATTTCAAAACGTGTCTGGAATACCTGGATCACTTCATTAAAGGTGATATCTGTTACATAAATTCCTTTTTTGGGAAGAATCTTTACAAATCCTTCCATTTCCAATTTACTGATCGCTTCCCTGATGGGTGTACGGCTCAACTTTAAATCTGTTGCTAATTGAGCTTCATTTAACAGACTTCCTGGTGGATAAATGCAGTCAACCATTCGTTCTTTTAGAATTTGATAGGTATGTTCTTTTAATCCTTTGCTGTTTTGTGTTTCTTTTTCTTTCATAAATATTGTCATTCCTTTCGCTTTGCTCTAGGCACAAATAAGTAATGAAGCATGAACCCTTGGTTAAAGCCCGCTCAAAATTCACTTTATTTTTTACGCTTTTTTCATTCCTAATGCAATCCGTAATTAATACATTTTATCAAATAGTTGTATACTTATTATATACTACATTAAAATATGAAAAATTGCAAATAACAAAATATATAACTTTTAAATCTTAATTTTCATTCAGGTAAAAGTCAATTTCTCAGCAACAATTACGAATATATGTTTTTTATTGCTATGGATGAGCTGTTTAGTTAATATGCATAAAAATATTAAAGTTTTTTGCCGTTTTTGACTATTGCGCAATCTAAAATAACTGTTGTATACTACAGACGTGCCAGAAGTATGCAAAAGATATTTAACTGAAAGCAGAAGGCCGTTTTAATCACGCGTGAAATGTCATTATGTAAGGATCAAAGCTGCATAACTTCTAACGAAAAATTTAAAACATGATTAAATTAATAGGAGGGAATTTCATATGGATATGGTTGTTATTCTGTTGGGTCTTGCGATTTTACTTATCCTTACACTTAAGAAAGTTCCGGTTGTGTATGCCGCAGCGATCAGTGTTATCTTTATCGCATTATTCAGCCGGCTGCCGGTTGTTTCAACAATGACCAGCGATTACATGACAGGATTTTCAAATTTTGTAAAATCATCATGGCTTATGCTTTTGTTAGGTGCCATCCTTTCAAAGGTTATGGATGTAACAGGGGCAGCAAGATCAATAGCTTCATTTATTATTGGTAAGTTAGGGGTCAAATTTGCAATCCCTGCAATTGTTATTGCCGGTGGTCTTCTTACTTATGGCGGTGTATCTGCAATGGTTTCCTGTTTTGCATTATACCCAATTACATTAGCTGTGTTTAGAAAGGCAAATTTACCAAGATACTTAATTCCAGCGACAATTGGTGCGGGAATATTTACATGGGTCACCATGTTACCTGGTAATCCCCAGGTACAGAACATCATTCCGTCCTCCTATTTACCTACAGATGCTATGGCAGCACCTGTGGTAGGCATTGTCTGCGGAGTATTCACACTGGTTTTAATTCTTATCTACTTAACATATGAAGCAAATAAAGCCAGGAAAAAAGAGATCGGTTTTGAAGTAGATGATAATACGATAAAAATATTAGAGAAAACAGATGAAATGGAAGCAAAAGGAAAATTACCTAATGTAATCCTTTCAATCCTCCCTATTGTATGTGTCGCAGTTGTGCTTAATGTTTTCAGACAGGACATTTCAGTCGCATTATTATCAGGTATTGCATTATGTGTAATCCTTTTCTTCAAGAATATTACAGGAGTTCAGCAGATCCTTACAGACTCAGTGAACAGCGCTGCTGTAACAACGATCAATGCATCTGCAATTGTTGCTATTGGTTCTGTAGTTAAAATTTCACCAGGCTTCAGCAAGATGGTAGACGGAATTCTCAGCTTCAGCACGTCAGGCGGTAATCCGCTGATCATCTTTGGTATTGCTACTACACTTTTATGCGGATTAAATGCTTCTGGTATGGGCGGCTTATCAACAGCACTATCCGTATTAGCCGAGCCATTCATGGCAATGGGAGTTAATCCAGCAATCATGCACAGAATTGGTGTTATTGCCTCAGTGGGCCTTGACAGCTTGCCCCATAGCGGCGGCATTGTTGCAGTTCTTGCAATTTCAGATGTTTCATATAAGGATGGGTACAAATACTTATTCGTGGTAACCGTTGTCATTACACTGTTAGCTCTTGCATTAGCATTGGTGTTAGGAAATATCATTTATCCGCTTTCAGCTTAAGTTGAATAAAAATAACATTATTAGAAAGGATGTACCAACATGAAAAACGAATATTTAAAAAAAGAAACAGCTTCCTTTAAGGAGTTAGTAAAAAATGAACAGATTTTTGCTCCATGCGTATGGGATTGCCGTACAGCAAGAGCCGCTGAATTATCTGGATTTAAGGCATTAATGTTAAGCGGCGGACAGTTGGCTGAAAGCATTGCAGGACTTCCGGATATTGGACTTATTACTGCGGATGATCTGGTTCAGTCTACAGAAAGAATCTGTAATTACTCTTCACTTCCTCTTATTGTTGACGCAGATGACGGATTTGGTGATACACCGTTAACAACATACCGTCTGATCAAGAGACTCATCAATGCCGGCGCTAAAGGCTGTACGATTGATGATACAACAGGTATCAGAGGTTGGAACAGATGGGGCTTCGCCATGATGAATGGCTACAAAGACGGCGATATCAAGCATGAGGTCGTATCAAAAGAAAAATGGTTAGCTAAGATTGCAGCCAGTCTTGAAGCAGCAAAGGGAACAGATTTTCTTGTTATTGCACGTACAGAGTGCAAGTTGGAATACGGGATTCATGAGGCAATCAGCCGATGCAAAGCAGCTGAAGCCATGGCAAAGGACATGGGCGTTGAAATAATGACTCTGATCATTGGTCTTAAGACAATCCAAGAAGCGGAAAAAGTGAGCAGGGAAGTAACAGGCTGGAAGATGTGGCCAGATGTTATGAGTAAGAACGGCAAGGCTGATATTGATCTTGATGATGTGATTCCTTATGGCTTTAACTTTGTTACATGCCATGTGTTTGAAAAAGCTTCCATGTTCGGTATGTACGTATATGGTAAAGAAACTCTTAAGGACCGTAATACAGTATTCCATGATGAGCATGATATGGGCGGGATTCCTAAAGAAGAAATGTCAAACTGGATTGATATGGGACTTAACTATTATATTGGAATAGAAGATGAATTTAACGAAGCAGCAAAAAAGTATAATAAGTAATACATTTAGTTGGTAATAGTCATATAAATATCTATATATAAAGAAGGAAAACTTATGATTCGACAAAGAGATGAGAAGATTTATGATAAAAAACCAAGCCCATTTAATGGAAACGGTGAAATATTAGTCAGAAGTCTTCTGAATGGACCGGAAGAAATGTATCAGGCAGGCAGAGTATTTGGACATACTACAGTATATCCTGGTTCAGCAATTGGTTATCATGTTCATGAAAATGAATCGGAAACCTATTATATTTTAAGTGGTACAGCAAAATACAATGATAATGGAACAATCAGAACCGTAACTGCAGGAGATGTCACATTTACAGGGACCGATGAAGGTCACGGAATAGAAGCAATCGGCAATGAGCCAGTTGAGATGATTGCATTGATCTTATACGATAAGAGAGCATAATCATCAAAAATATCATCAACATTAAATGCGGAGCAGATAAATTCTGCTCCACATTCACCTTTTTCAGCTGCCATATTACGGCAGTCCTGATTCCATTTATTCTGTCAAATTAATGGTGATTGCCTTTGGTCTTGTCATCGCCTCTATGGAATACCTTACCCCCTGGGTTCCCATGCCGGAGGCTTTTACTCCCAAAAACGGAAAATGATCCGGTCCTCTTTCTGTCTTGTTATTAATCTGCACGGTTCCTACTTCTAATTTTTCAGCAATGTGAAAGGCCTTGTTGATATCTTTGGTAAATACGGAAGACTGTAAGCCATATTCAGAACGGTTGGCTATCTCTACCCCTTCCTCCATATCCTTTACCCGGATGATAGGAAGAATCGGTGAAAACGGTTCTTTCCATGCAATCTCCATATCCACGGTTACCTTATCCAGCAAAGTAGGATAGACTAAATTTCCCTCTCTCTTATTTCCAACAATCAGTTCTGCACCTTTGGCAATGGCATCCTGAATTAGGAATTCGGCAAAATCAGCAGCTTTCTGATCGATCAAAGGGGTGACCACCACACTGTCTCTGGGATCTCCCACTGATAACTTTTCAATTCCTGTTTTCAGCATACCTACTAACCGGTCCGCGACTTTATCTGTGGTAATAATACGCTTCACTGCCGTACAACGCTGTCCGGAATAAGAAAATGCACCTTCCATAATATTATTTGCCGCATATTCCAGATCAGCATCTTCCAGCACAAGAGCCGCATCCTTGCCGCCAAGCTCCAGTAACAGTGGGGTCATACAGGATATTTTGGATAAATGCCTGCCAACTTCCGTACTGCCCGTGAAATTAATAAAATCAATGCCTTCATGTGTTACGATATAATCACCGATCTCACTGCCTTTACCCGTAACGCTCTGCAGTACCCCATCCGGCAACCCGGCATCCTGTAACGCCTTTACAAGGTGAAGAGCGCTGATGGCTCCCTGTGTCGCCGGTTTTAATATGACCGTATTGCCCCCGATCAAAGCCGGTGCTATCTTGGAAGCCGATAAATTGATGGGGTAATTAAAGGGCGATATGGCTAAAACGGTACCAAGAGGGATTCTTTTTACATAGGACATTTTATTGCGGGAGCCTCCTGGGAAATTTTCCCCGCTCACTGCGGTTCCTTCCAGGCTTTTTCCAGCATCAGCAGTAAACCGAAGAAAATCCGCAGTTCTCTTTACTTCTGATAAGGAAGATTTTTTATCCTTTGCAATCTCCATCATCAGAATATCTGATATCTCTTCTGCTCTTTCCTCCAAAAGCTCTGCCGCCTTGTACAGTATCCGTGCCTTTTCATATATGGGAACACTGGCCCACAAAGGAAGGCCTTCCTTCGAATGGCGGATAACCTCACTGACTTCTTCTTTGCTGATTGCCTGTATCCCACCGATAAAAGAGCCGTCCACAGGAGAGGTCACGGTAATGACATTGCCCGATGCTGATTCCACCCACTGTCCATTGACTAAATTTCCATAAATAAGCTTTTCATTGCATAATCCAGACATATTATATCTCCTTTCAATCCCTTCACAACTTCCATCTGTTTGTAATATATCATAGAGACAAGAATCAAATGTCAATAACATTTGCAATATGATCTGTCAGACGCAGTGCAAGTATAGCATTGGAAAGTGCGGTTTCTATAACATTGCCCCTTATCCGGTGAACAGGCTTGAAGCCAAGCGGATATTCGCAATCCGCTTCGCAACTTGTTTCGATTAAATAGACTCGTCTGTCTGTTCTTTCTCTGTTCTCACCTCTGCCTCGACTTCTGTCGCCAATATTGCATTTGCTGCATCTGTTGTTTTCACATTGTCTGGAATTCCAGTGATATTTAAGTTCTTCGTTACTTTTGCATCATAAGTTTCTGCTCTCATGATCTCCGACAAGTCAACCCCTGTCGCTTCTTTCATTGATTCAAATAACTTAGCCATAACAACGGGCACATTTCCCGCTACAGAGCTGATACCGTTGCCCCCGTCTCCATTTCCTCCGCCAATAATGGTAATCTTGTCAATCTGGGACAAAGGTTCTGCAATCTTCCCGGCAATTTCAGGGAGAACCTTGATCATCATTTCCGCCATGGCAATCTTATTGTACTTTTGGTAAGCTTCCGCTTTCTTTTCCATTGCTTCTGCTTCGGCTATACCCTTTGCCTGAATTGCGGCCGCTTCTGCTTCCCCCTTTGCCTTGATACCTTCTGCTTCCTGAAGCATGGAATACTTTTGTGCTTCTGCCTGAGCCTTTTTTGCTTCAGCTTCTTTTTCCTGTTCATATTTCTTAGCTTCGGCTTCTCTCTGTCTTCTTGCTAAATCAGCCGCAGCCTTTTGTTCAATCGCATAGCGCTCTGCATCTGCTTTTTTATTGATCTCAGCTTCCAAAGTCTGCTGCATAACTGCAACTTCCTTGTTTTTCAGCTCGGCTTCTCTTTCTGCCTTGGCAATCTGAGCATTGACGGTAGCAGCCTGAATTGTCTTTTGCTGCTCTTGTTTCTGGATTTCATATGCAGCGTCTGCCTGTGCTCTCTTTGCATCCGAAACCTGCTGTAATTCAGCTTTTTTAATTTCAAGTTCATTATTCCTTATTGCAATTTCCGACTCAGCATTTACTCTTGCATCGTTTGCCTCTCTGTCAGCCGAGGACTGTGCGATGGCAACCTCTTTATTTGCATTTGCTTTTGCAATGGCCGCATCCTTTTTAATTTGTGAAATATTATCAATACCCAGGTTATTGATAACGTCATTTTCATCACGGAAATTCTGAACATTAAAGCTTACCAGCTCAATCCCCATCTTTTCCAGATCAGGGATTACATTTTCAGAAACCTTACTTACGAAAGTTTTCCTGTCACCAATTAACTCACGTAATTTCATGGTACAGATAATCTCACGAACATTACCTTCCAGAACTTCTGATACGATTGCGCCGATTTCCTCTGAACTCTTATTCAAGAAATTCTGTGCGGCAAGATCGATTGATTCATCCTCTGCCTTGATCTTAACGTTTACGGCTGCATCCACAAAAATGTTAATACAATCCTGTGTTGGCACCGGATCTTTTGTTCTGATGTCAAGAGGTATCAATTTTAGATTCAGCTTATCAAGTCTTTCTAAAAAAGGAATTTTAATTCCTGCCCGGCCAATTAATATTTTTGTTTTCTTCTTTAAGCCGGAAATGATGTATGCAGTATCCGGCGGAGCCTTTACATAACCGGAAGCAAGGATTCCTAATATTATAATGGCAAAAATAATGACTGGGGCAATGCTTAATAACAGCTTTAACATACTCTTTCTCCTTTTATTCTTTTAATATACGCGATACTTATGTATTGCCTTACCTGTTATTCCAACAGCGGATCAATAACATAGATCCCTCCTGCCGGAAAAACAGTCCATGCACTCGTCTGAAGTGATCAAATCCTATGGTTTATCCATACTTTTTCTTCCCCTTTCCTCACTGAAATCTGTTCTATCAAACTAATTGGAATAAATTCCAGTCCATGTGATCAGGCGGCCTTTCCCACCTACAGGTTATGACAGCTTATGTCACATCATGATCATGCCAGGCTTTGCATTTTATCACTCTTCTTTTTAAGAACAAAGCTTATGATTTCAAAAACAGAGAATAACCTCTCCTGATCATCTGTCATTGGTCCGCTTTCCATTGATCCAGTATCTGCTGAATTTTATCTCTGCATCGTTTTCCTTTCTCAATCTAAATCTGACATCAGATGCTCAATTCTCTATTCATACCGCTTGCCTTTTTTTCAGGCTCGATGAGATTTTCCTCTTTTTCTGATACCACATATAGTATATACTAATTCCAGTTACACACGATGTCAACATATATCATCTTATTTCCGACACCGCAGCAAATATGCTGCACTCCCTTACAAAGTCATTTCCTGCCAAAATAATCCATTAAAAAGCTGCTGAAGTACAGAGTTTCCTCCATATTCAGCAGCTTTCTTGTCCTGGTTCATTTAACAATTCATCAATCTAAAAACACAGCCCACCCTCAGGCTGATTCTGTGCATAATTCCCGCCCAGATATCCCCTCGGCAGCATAGGCTGCCTCTCAAATCCGGATTTCATCTCATAAAAGGTTTTTGTTTCTCCGCTTTCAATGGTTCCCGTAAGGATCTCCAATGCATGAAGAGCCATATCACCGTTTGTTCTGGGTATACGTCCTTCCCTTAAGGCCCAGGCCATCTCTGCCACTCCAAGACCTCTGTCGTTGCCGTCGTACCCATGAGTATGCGGGAATACGACAGGCTCTGTCCTGCCTTTTAATATCACCCTCACCTCACCTCCGAAGAAGTTGGGATCCTCCAGGAAAATGATGCCCTCCGTGCCATAGAACGCCACATAAGGTTTCTCTGTGCGGATGCTTCTGGAATTAAAGTGAAGAGTTCCCATACAGCCGCTTTTAAAGCGCATGGTACTCATAAGATATGTCTCTGATTCCTGGAAATAGGTTTCTCCGAAATTATCATTTTTCACAAAGTAGTGCTTCTGCTCCGCCATGGAAACTCCGGACATCCCGCACACTTCTTTCACCTCTCCCAGCACATTAATCATGGCAGTGGTATAATAAATTCCCACATCAATCCCAATTCCGCCTCCTGATTTGGCCGTGTAGGGAAATTTCTCAGCCAAAAGGCGGGCATCCCTCTGCAAAACAGCCACACTGGAGGTCACGGTCCCAATTAAACCCGATTCTACCAGATACTTAGCAGTCTGCACAGCTGCCCCCAGAAATGTGTCCGGTGCGCTGCAAAGCAGCTTTCCCTTCTCAGCAGCCAGGGCTGTCAGCTCTCTTGCCTGGTCAATATCAGCTGCCAGCACCTTTTCCGTATACACGTGCTTCCCATGGTCCAAAAGGTTCTTTATGACCTCATAATGAGCGGCAGGATTGGTTAAGTTCACCACGATTTCTATTTCACCATCCTCCAGGATCTCTTCCATGGACATGGCCCGTATACCGTAAGCATCGGCTGTTTCTTCCGCCAACCGGCGATTTAAATCGCAGACTCCTGTCAATTCCAGAATTTCAAAGGTCTTTGCCATATTTTCAATATAGATCCGGCTGATTGCTCCGCATCCGATTACCGCTGTCTTTACTTTCTTTATTCCTTTCATGCGAAGGCCTCCTTATACCCCATTCTGTTCAATCACCCTGGAATACCAGTGTCCGCTTTCCTTGATAATTCTCTCCTGGGTATTGAAGTCCACAAATACGATTCCGAAACGGCTGCCATATCCGAATGACCACTCAAAGTTATCATACAAAGACCACTGGAAATATCCCTGGACATTAACTCCCTGGGAAATGGCCTTCCAAAGTGCTGTTAAATGCCTGTGAAGATAATCCTTCCTTCCGCCGTCTTCCACCTTTCCTTCCATGGAAACCACATCCGGAAAGGAAGTGCCGTTTTCCGTAATGTAAATCTTATCAATTCCGTATTCATTCTTCATCCGCAAAAGCATATTCACCAGACCTTGCTCTGTCACCGGCCAGTTCCTGTCATTGACGGGAACGTATTTTGGATTTTGTATCCTAAAGCCAAGGGGCCACACGCTGTCATCTGCCTTTACATGAAAGTCATTGTAATAATTCAGACCAATGAAATCCAGCTTCTGTCCGATGAGCTTCATGTGCTCCTCCCTAAACTCCGGAAGACGGACCCCTTTGGAACGGTAAAACCCGATCATTTCCTGAGGATATCTGCCGTACACAATTGGTTCTGCAAACCAGCGGTTTAAATACCCATCTGCTCTGGCTGCTGCCTGAATATCCTCTGGTTTATCCGTAAGGGGAAGCCTTCCCATAAGGTTTAAGGTAATTCCGATTTCTCCGTCACAGCCCTTTTTACGGAAATAATCCACAGCCAGACCATGACCCACATAAAGATAGTAAGACACCCGCACCGCAGTTGAGAAATCCCGGATGCCGGGAGCCTGGCGTCCCTCAGAATTGCCTAGAAAGGCAGCGCAGTAAGGTTCATTTAATGTGATCCATTTCTTCACCTTGCCATGAAATGCATCTATAATAATCTTTGCATATTCCAGGAAATATTCCGGCATCTGAGGATTGGCCCAGCCGCCTATGTCCTGGAGAGCCTGGGGGAGGTCCCAGTGGTATAAGGTGATATACGGTTCAATTCCCGCATCAAGAAGCTCGTCAATAAGGCGGCTGTAGAATTCAAGTCCCTTTTCATTGACTTCCCCGTATCCTTTTGGAAGGGTCCTGGACCATGCAATGGAAAACCGGTAAGCCTTGATCCCCATTTTCTTCATCAAAGCCACATCCTCTTTGTACCTGTGATAGTGGTCACATGCAATTTTTCCATCATCTCCATTTAAAACATTGCCGGGAACCGAACAATACCTGTCCCATATGGTTTCTCCTCTTCCATCCTCGTCCCAGGCGCCTTCGATCTGGTATGATGCAGTAGCTGCTCCCCAGGCAAAACCTTCAGGGAAATGCCTCTTTTCCATGATTCCATCCTCCCTCTTATTCGTCGCGCTCCAACAGTTCTATTACTACTTTCAGGCTGTCCAGAGCATCCATAAATGCATATCTTCCATTTCCTCTCCTGTACTCACCTTTTTGCAGCAGTTTCATTCCCCAATCCTCACAGGCGCTGATTGTCTTTTGCATGCCTTTTATATTGAAAGAAATATGGTGGATTCCCTCACCGAACTGTTCTAAATGCTCCTTCCAGATGCTTGGCTCTTCATTTGGCTGGATCAGCTCCATCTGTAAATCTCCGAAATAAAAAAAGGTCATATAGCACTTTGCCTTTGGCGCCGGTTCTCCCCTGTATTCTGTCTTTGTAATCTCGAATTCACCGCTGTTTACGGTTTCAGGCTCCTCAACTCCAAAGAAACGCGCAAACTCCTTTTTTGTCTTTTCAATATCATTTACCAGAAATCCAATCTGTGCCAGTCTCATATCCTCAATCGGTCTTTCCATAATCTTTCTCTTCCTTTCCATTGATGCACTTTTCCATAGTGCCCATTTTCTCTATAGCTTCCATCAGTCCTTTTATGTAAGCAGTATCCGCATAGCGTACCTTGTGGCCCCAATCCCGATCGCCCTCAATGCCAGGCACATGGTCGCTGACCATAAAGCCATCAAAGCCTGAATGCATCAGTGCATATATCACCTGGAAGGGATCGAAATTCCCTTCCCCCAGAAAGCATTCCTGGAATTTAGGCACCGTACCCTGTACATCCCTCATATGGGCATAAATAAGTTTTTTCCTGGGTCCAAAATAATCAATGGCATCAAAAATGTTCTTAGCCCCGCCTTTCATCTGTGAAAAGGTTCCGATGCAGAACAAAAGCCCCCAGTTAGGGCTGTTAATCATAGCTTCCGCCCGTTTATAGCTGTCCACATCAACAAACATCCTAGCAATCCCCGACAGGCTTTCTATGGGAGGGTCATCCGGATGAAGTGCCATGGTCACATGATATTCCTCAGCCACAGGTATGATGCGTTTCATAAAATATTCAAAATTCTCCCACAGCGATTCCACATCAGGCACCATAACATCTCTTCTCTGACCAAAATCCGCCATATCATCAATGCCCTGTTTCTGTTTATCTAAGTCAAAAGCCTGTACAGCAGCGCCATACCTTCCTGCTGGAGCGTGATTTTCCGTTCTCCAGACAAAGGAAGGTGAAAAATGGTATCCCAGCACAGGAATCCCCACACGGCCCAGACTGCGGATGGATTCGCAGACATTCTCAATCTGCTGATCTCTTCCTTCCAGACCCAGCATGGCCTTGTCATAAAAAGAAATGGGCATATTCTCCATCGCCTCCACGATCACGCCGTACCTGTCGCATTCTTCTTTAAAACGAGCCAGATCATCGTATTTCCAAAACTCTTTGGCAGGCAGATCATACGGGAGGTTAAACTGTACCCTGTCAATGCCCATCTGCCTGGCATTGGTGAGGATCTCCTTATCCACGCTCCGAATCTGTCCATATGCTAATCTCATCATATCCTGTCAGCTCCATATCCGGTCCAGAGAAGTCTCCTGGTTCCATTCATCGGTAGATACCCACACATTTTTGCCCTTCATAGGACCATGCTCCCGGATCAGCTCCTCGTTAAGGGACTCAATTCCAAGACCAGGTGCATCAGTCACTGACGTAAAGCCATTCTGTACAATAGGCTTCACCGGCCCTATAATCAGATCCTGCCACCACTCAGAATCAAAGGCGTCATGTTCCTGTACAAAGAAATTCTCGCTGGCAGTGGCCATATGAGCTCCGGCCAGGGCTGATATAGGGCTCTCGCACATATGGAGTGCCATAGACACCCCGTATCTGGCTGCCCTGTCACCAAGCTTCTTAGTCTCCAGGATTCCGCCGGAAGTCAGGAGATCCGGATGCACCACATCCAGGGCGCCTGCCTCAAAAAGCGGTTCAAAGGTCTCCGTTAAGTACATA of the Lacrimispora indolis DSM 755 genome contains:
- a CDS encoding sulfurtransferase → MKKRVLGTLLCFAMAASLTAGCGEKPDSKPADSGMTTAEEEKSDVKADPVDKKKVYVSTDWVQSVIDGNQEESSDYVILECAWGEEADDPAYTEGHIKGAYHMNTDYIESEEYWNIRTPEEIEKLMADYGITKDTTVICYGADGVNSADDRVAFTLLWAGVENVKCLDGGFEAWTKAGYTAEKGSNKPEATDKGFGTTVPAHPEYVISIADVKEKLENDSNFKLVSIRSIAEFSGETSGYGYIDKAGEPKGAIWGHDTDDGSYNKEDGTTVGIDVLEGYLKESGASLDNELAFYCGTGWRATVPFLICYENGNTNAKLYDGGWFQWQMDDSLPVQVGDPENGKCEYTTVGNLTKDKAKK
- a CDS encoding GntR family transcriptional regulator, producing the protein MKEKETQNSKGLKEHTYQILKERMVDCIYPPGSLLNEAQLATDLKLSRTPIREAISKLEMEGFVKILPKKGIYVTDITFNEVIQVFQTRFEIEPIALRLAGPRLPKEELAALCQKFHEPIMDIHNSFRLDTAMHLFIIEHCGNRYIIDMMRRVFEENTRIIISSKQNQLQVHDAKKEHIDILNMLMNDKYQEAEVAMRIHIESCRKAALDYFYNSQIYVAAPYSSYKKELKKL
- a CDS encoding GntP family permease; this translates as MDMVVILLGLAILLILTLKKVPVVYAAAISVIFIALFSRLPVVSTMTSDYMTGFSNFVKSSWLMLLLGAILSKVMDVTGAARSIASFIIGKLGVKFAIPAIVIAGGLLTYGGVSAMVSCFALYPITLAVFRKANLPRYLIPATIGAGIFTWVTMLPGNPQVQNIIPSSYLPTDAMAAPVVGIVCGVFTLVLILIYLTYEANKARKKEIGFEVDDNTIKILEKTDEMEAKGKLPNVILSILPIVCVAVVLNVFRQDISVALLSGIALCVILFFKNITGVQQILTDSVNSAAVTTINASAIVAIGSVVKISPGFSKMVDGILSFSTSGGNPLIIFGIATTLLCGLNASGMGGLSTALSVLAEPFMAMGVNPAIMHRIGVIASVGLDSLPHSGGIVAVLAISDVSYKDGYKYLFVVTVVITLLALALALVLGNIIYPLSA
- a CDS encoding isocitrate lyase/PEP mutase family protein — translated: MKNEYLKKETASFKELVKNEQIFAPCVWDCRTARAAELSGFKALMLSGGQLAESIAGLPDIGLITADDLVQSTERICNYSSLPLIVDADDGFGDTPLTTYRLIKRLINAGAKGCTIDDTTGIRGWNRWGFAMMNGYKDGDIKHEVVSKEKWLAKIAASLEAAKGTDFLVIARTECKLEYGIHEAISRCKAAEAMAKDMGVEIMTLIIGLKTIQEAEKVSREVTGWKMWPDVMSKNGKADIDLDDVIPYGFNFVTCHVFEKASMFGMYVYGKETLKDRNTVFHDEHDMGGIPKEEMSNWIDMGLNYYIGIEDEFNEAAKKYNK
- a CDS encoding cupin domain-containing protein, coding for MIRQRDEKIYDKKPSPFNGNGEILVRSLLNGPEEMYQAGRVFGHTTVYPGSAIGYHVHENESETYYILSGTAKYNDNGTIRTVTAGDVTFTGTDEGHGIEAIGNEPVEMIALILYDKRA
- a CDS encoding NADP-dependent glyceraldehyde-3-phosphate dehydrogenase; amino-acid sequence: MSGLCNEKLIYGNLVNGQWVESASGNVITVTSPVDGSFIGGIQAISKEEVSEVIRHSKEGLPLWASVPIYEKARILYKAAELLEERAEEISDILMMEIAKDKKSSLSEVKRTADFLRFTADAGKSLEGTAVSGENFPGGSRNKMSYVKRIPLGTVLAISPFNYPINLSASKIAPALIGGNTVILKPATQGAISALHLVKALQDAGLPDGVLQSVTGKGSEIGDYIVTHEGIDFINFTGSTEVGRHLSKISCMTPLLLELGGKDAALVLEDADLEYAANNIMEGAFSYSGQRCTAVKRIITTDKVADRLVGMLKTGIEKLSVGDPRDSVVVTPLIDQKAADFAEFLIQDAIAKGAELIVGNKREGNLVYPTLLDKVTVDMEIAWKEPFSPILPIIRVKDMEEGVEIANRSEYGLQSSVFTKDINKAFHIAEKLEVGTVQINNKTERGPDHFPFLGVKASGMGTQGVRYSIEAMTRPKAITINLTE